A genomic stretch from Arachis stenosperma cultivar V10309 chromosome 3, arast.V10309.gnm1.PFL2, whole genome shotgun sequence includes:
- the LOC130965201 gene encoding putative multidrug resistance protein: MGNNSMFRYADGVDKLLMLFGTIGSIGDGLQNPLMMYILSDVINAYGDKNTKLGMHDVNKYALRLLLVAIGVGLSAFVEGMCWARTAERQASRMRMEYLKSVLRQEIGFFDSQTAGTSTTYQVVSLISSDANTIQVALCEKIPDCLTYMSTFFFCHIFAFVLSWRLTLAAIPLSLMFIVPALMFGKMMLDVTMKMIESYGVAGGIAEQAISSIRTVYSYVGENQTLNKFSSAHQKTMELGIKQGFAKGLMLGSMGVIYISWGFQAWVGTILITEKGEKGGHVFVAGFNVLMGGLSILSALPNLTAITEATTAVTRLFEMIDRVPSIDSEDKKGKALSYVRGEIEFRNIYFNYPSRPDTPILQGLNLTFPAGKRVGLVGGSGSGKSTIIALLERFYDPIEGEILLDGHKISRLQLKWFRSQFGLVNQEPVLFATSIKENILFGKEGASMENVISAAKSANAHDFIVQLPDGYETQVGQFGFQLSGGQKQRIAIARALLRDPKILLLDEATSALDAQSERVVQAAIDQVSKGRTTIIIAHRLSTIQTADLIAVLQEGRVIELGTHNELMDLNDGQGGAYARMVELQQVTAQNDEPRPSSNAPKERRSTQRISTPQSPSVSFTSSTHGTPMFTPFSQGLSMGTPYSYTVQYDLDDDSFEDNPKRLHHPAPSQWQLLKLNAPEWGRALLGLLGALGSGAVQPINAYCVGLLISIYFDTDNMKSKTRRLALVFLGIGVFNFFTSILQHYNFAVMGERLTRRIREKLLEKLMTFEIGWYDQEENTSAAICARLSSEANLVRSLVGDRMSLLSQALFGSLFAYALGLVLTWKLSLVMIAVQPIVIGSFYARSVLMKSMAEKARKSQREGSQLASEAVINHRTITAFSSQKRMMSLFQSTMLGPKQESIRHSWISGFGLFSSQFFNTASTALAYWYGGRLLVNGDITPKHLFQAFLILLFTAYIIAEAGSMTNDISKGNSAVGSVFAILDRKSEIDPETSWGSDKRRKIRGKVELKSVFFAYPTRPDQMIFKGLCLTVEAGRTVALVGHSGSGKSTIIGLVERFYDPLKGSVCIDEQDIVSYNLRMLRSHIALVSQEPTLFAGTIRENIAYGKEEATESEIRRAAAMANAHEFISGMKDGYETYCGERGVQLSGGQKQRVALARAILKNPAILLLDEATSALDSVSENLVQEALEKMMVGRTCIVVAHRLSTIQRSNSIAVIKGGKVVEQGSHNELISLHGAYYSLIKHQNANSSR; encoded by the exons ATGGGGAACAATAGCATGTTTCGTTATGCAGATGGTGTGGACAAGTTGTTAATGTTGTTTGGGACCATCGGAAGCATTGGTGATGGATTGCAGAACCCTCTTATGATGTATATTCTTAGTGATGTTATCAATGCTTATGGAGACAAGAATACCAAATTGGGTATGCATGATGTGAACAAG tATGCATTGAGGCTTTTATTAGTTGCAATTGGTGTTGGACTTTCAGCTTTTGTAG AAGGAATGTGTTGGGCAAGAACTGCAGAGAGACAGGCTTCAAGAATGAGAATGGAATATTTGAAATCAGTGCTGAGACAAGAAATTGGATTCTTTGATAGCCAGACAGCTGGTACTTCAACAACTTACCAAGTTGTCTCACTCATCTCCTCAGATGCCAATACCATCCAAGTTGCCTTGTGTGAGAAG aTACCAGACTGCTTGACATACATGTCAACATTCTTTTTCTGCCACATCTTTGCATTTGTGCTTTCATGGAGACTCACACTTGCAGCCATACCACTCTCCCTCATGTTCATAGTCCCAGCTCTCATGTTTGGGAAGATGATGTTGGATGTGACAATGAAAATGATTGAGTCTTATGGTGTTGCTGGTGGGATTGCAGAGCAAGCAATATCTTCAATAAGAACTGTTTATTCCTATGTTGGGGAAAACCAAACTCTGAACAAATTCAGCAGTGCCCATCAGAAAACCATGGAGTTAGGAATAAAGCAAGGTTTTGCAAAAGGGTTGATGTTAGGGAGCATGGGAGTTATTTATATAAGTTGGGGTTTTCAGGCTTGGGTTGGAACCATTCTTATCACTGAAAAAGGAGAAAAGGGTGGTCATGTTTTTGTGGCTGGCTTCAATGTACTCATGGGAGGGCT GAGCATTTTAAGTGCACTTCCAAATTTAACTGCCATAACAGAAGCAACTACTGCCGTCACTCGCCTTTTCGAAATGATTGATAGGGTACCATCCATAGATTCTGAAGACAAAAAGGGGAAGGCCTTGTCATATGTTAGAGGAGAAATTGAATTCAGGAACATATACTTCAATTATCCATCAAGACCAGACACACCAATCTTACAAGGACTCAATCTCACTTTTCCAGCAGGCAAGAGAGTAGGCCTTGTTGGTGGTAGTGGTTCTGGAAAATCAACAATCATTGCACTTCTTGAGAGGTTCTATGACCCTATTGAGGGAGAAATACTATTGGATGGTCACAAGATTAGTAGACTTCAGTTGAAATGGTTTAGATCCCAATTTGGCCTAGTGAATCAAGAGCCTGTTCTTTTTGCTACATCAATTAAAGAGAATATATTGTTTGGAAAAGAAGGGGCTTCAATGGAAAATGTGATAAGTGCAGCTAAGTCAGCAAATGCACATGATTTCATTGTTCAGTTGCCAGATGGTTATGAAACTCAA GTTGGACAGTTTGGATTTCAATTATCCGGCGGACAGAAGCAGCGAATCGCCATAGCAAGAGCATTACTTAGAGATCCAAAGATTCTCCTGCTTGATGAAGCAACCAGTGCTCTGGATGCACAATCCGAAAGGGTAGTACAGGCTGCAATAGATCAAGTTTCAAAAGGAAGGACAACAATCATCATCGCACACCGTTTATCGACGATACAAACGGCCGACCTCATTGCTGTCCTTCAAGAAGGCAGAGTGATTGAATTAGGCACCCATAATGAGCTGATGGACTTGAATGACGGACAAGGCGGAGCCTACGCCCGAATGGTAGAGTTGCAGCAAGTAACAGCTCAGAATGATGAACCAAGGCCTAGTTCCAATGCTCCCAAGGAGCGAAGGAGCACACAAAGGATCAGCACTCCTCAAAGCCCTTCAGTGAGTTTCACATCAAGCACACATGGCACTCCAATGTTCACTCCCTTCAGCCAGGGACTTTCCATGGGAACTCCTTACTCCTACACAGTTCAATATGATCTGGATGATGATAGTTTCGAAGATAACCCGAAACGATTGCATCATCCGGCTCCGTCACAGTGGCAATTGCTAAAGTTAAATGCTCCTGAGTGGGGTAGAGCATTGCTTGGACTCTTGGGAGCGTTGGGCTCTGGAGCAGTTCAACCAATAAATGCATACTGTGTTGGATTGCTAATATCTATCTACTTTGACACTGATAACATGAAATCCAAGACTCGACGCCTGGCCCTGGTTTTCTTAGGAATTGGTGTCTTTAACTTCTTCACAAGCATCCTCCAACACTACAATTTCGCAGTCATGGGCGAAAGATTGACTCGAAGAATCCGCGAGAAGCTTCTAGAAAAACTGATGACATTTGAGATAGGATGGTATGACCAGGAAGAGAACACCAGCGCAGCGATCTGCGCAAGACTATCTTCCGAAGCCAACTTGGTTCGATCGCTGGTAGGCGATCGGATGTCATTGTTATCACAGGCATTATTTGGTTCTCTGTTTGCATATGCTCTAGGACTCGTGCTGACGTGGAAGCTGTCCCTTGTGATGATTGCAGTGCAGCCAATTGTCATCGGAAGCTTCTATGCAAGGAGTGTTTTAATGAAAAGCATGGCTGAAAAGGCGCGAAAGTCACAACGAGAAGGAAGCCAGCTGGCAAGTGAGGCAGTTATAAACCACAGAACAATAACCGCCTTCAGTTCTCAGAAGAGAATGATGTCACTCTTCCAATCCACTATGTTAGGCCCTAAGCAAGAGAGCATTAGGCATTCTTGGATTTCGGGTTTCGGCCTTTTCAGCTCCCAATTCTTCAACACTGCTTCCACAGCTTTAGCATACTGGTATGGTGGGAGGCTCCTTGTGAATGGTGACATTACTCCCAAGCATCTGTTCCAAGCCTTCTTGATATTGCTCTTCACTGCTTACATCATTGCAGAGGCTGGAAGCATGACAAATGACATATCTAAAGGAAACAGCGCAGTCGGATCGGTTTTCGCCATTTTGGACCGGAAAAGCGAGATTGATCCTGAGACATCATGGGGGTCAGATAAAAGAAGGAAGATTAGGGGTAAAGTTGAGCTTAAGAGTGTGTTCTTTGCATATCCAACTAGGCCTGATCAAATGATATTTAAGGGTTTGTGTCTCACAGTTGAAGCTGGGAGAACAGTGGCACTAGTAGGGCATAGTGGAAGTGGCAAATCCACCATTATTGGTCTTGTTGAGAGATTTTATGATCCTTTGAAGGGAAGTGTGTGTATAGATGAACAAGATATTGTGTCATATAATTTGAGAATGCTGAGGTCACATATTGCATTGGTGAGTCAAGAGCCAACACTTTTTGCTGGAACCATTAGAGAAAATATTGCTTACGGAAAAGAAGAGGCTACTGAATCTGAGATAAGAAGGGCTGCAGCTATGGCTAATGCTCATGAATTCATAAG